The nucleotide sequence CCTTTAATTATCCCACTGGGAATGGTCAGCCTTTAGGACAGCATTATAGATCATCTGACATCCATTGTACCGCTAGATTAACCTGAGGTGCTCGACATGACAAGAGCAAGAGCTCACGAAAATTTACAgcaaaactaaaacaaaacagactGTCCCAAAGAGTCCTCAACACTTGTAACACAAACAGCTCACAGTACGCATAAAACATTCTCTTAGTGACCACCATCAGCGAGAACTCCCTCTTCCGCAGCTTTACCTCCACAAGACCTTGCAACAGACTCAAACAGCCTCTCAATCTCCGGCGCACAGCGTGTAAAGGATCGAGCCCAGAAGCTATAGCGTGGATTCTACAGAAGGCAACCCTGTATTAGACCTATTCCTTGCCAAAAAAATCTTTCAAGTGGTCATGGTAGCATACCTTTATGAGCTCAATGAAAGTAATAAGTAATCCCCAGGGATGAGGACGATTAACTATTAGGCGCTCTAAAAGAACTCTAGTTATCTGCTCCTGTACGATATCCTGCAAGTTTCAAGTTTCAATTGGACGATGTCAGGAGGTATTTCATAGATGCATATGGGTATCACACCAAAACCTGAAAAGATGGAACTCATCAAGTTACCTGTGTTGCCTCAGCAAACAAGTACAAAATGATGAAGGAGAAGTAGTGAGTATGATTGTTTGGATAGCGTAGCTGGTTAGCAATCGCGTTCAGGAGGAGGTAACGGCCTTCGGTATCCATATTCACTATAAGATTTCTGAATACCTCAGTGGCTGTTTCAATCTGAAAAACATCCACCTGAGGACTTTGGTTCATTTGCTGCGCTGAAGCTGATGCATTCGCCTTGTTATGCTGCAACTGTTGCACAGCCTACATTTACAATTTAGACACCGTTATAGAGTGTTCATGCATGCCAAGAAAAGTGATAAAAAACAAGCAAAGAAGGTAGAGGTAAAAATACTTCATACTGTAACTGTAGAGACCCATAGGGTCCATGCAGATTCAAAACATGACATGGCTGTTTGCCACCGAGAGCCAAAATTTGGTCACTTCGGAAAAAAATTGGCTGCCGATTGGTTCGGCGAGAAAAGTTTGGAAAGAAGATTTTGTAACTACGTATTTCTGGAGCCAAACTTAACAAAAGAAACATGGCCAGCTGATTTGGCTGGTTTTCAGATCCTAAATTTGGGAACATAACCAAAACAGTCATAAACTTGCTATCTGTCTGAAAACACACAAACAGAAAACTAAATACAGTTCAAACCTATGTTAACCAATGCTGAAATACTATGAAAAATTGCTGATAAAAAATGATAATATCTTCTTCACTTGGCTATTTGGACGCAATATTAGGGTATAAAAAGCATTTCTAACATGTAATGGAAAAAACAATCGCACGCAAACATATAGAAACTCACCTGGATGCCAACATAGACGACAAGTGAATTAATTAAGGGAACATTATAACGAGTCCCAGCAACATTCGCTTCATTTGGAGGCAGCACTAACTTCTGCTTTAAATCAGTTAAAAAGGATGAACCTTCTGGTCTCTGCAAGAACGCaaatgagagagaaagaacaaACATTATGTATACCATTTCTTTTTAAGGTTTCAACAATATACTCTATGAATGACTCGGACCAGCTTAAAGAATTGTCAGACTGCAAGCTGCCGTTACATTAGAGAATGCAGACATGATTTACCTTGAGGTACTCGTCAACCTGGGTCTTCATTTGCTTTGCCTTCAAAGCACCTTCCACATCAGACATGATTCTTGGAGCTACTGAAATTTCAGCTAGCAGGTCAATCTGTATTACAAGAAACAGCTGGAGCGCTCATTAAACATACAAAACCCAGGGGAGTTTGTAGGTAGCATGTACTAGCAGTCGGTAAATACCTTTAAATTAGGAGTAGAGGGATCAGGAAGTCTCATATTGCGTGGAAAAGCACTAAGAATAACATTACGCATTTGGATGCAGCTTGGAGGAATCACATCACAGAAACTGAAGTGGTAGTCACAGAGGAACTCAGGAAAGTCATGGAGTAGAACAAGCAGCACTCTCAAAGTTCCTTTGTATAAAAGCTGAATCTACAAAAAGAAAAGGTACAAAGTACATAAAAGTGCAACACATactgtatactccctccgttcagaattacttgtctcggaaatggatgtatctagaactaaaatacatctagatacatcaatttccgcgacaagtaattccgaacggagggagtataagacaaCTGCAACCGAAGGTGCAGGGATAGAACTTACAGGCTGTCCCAGCTCAGCGTTTCTTAGATATGGTTCCATAAATTTGAACAAATCACCAAGCAGCCTCTGGAAGAATGGCCAACCTTTTTGTGAATTGCACAGCAACAACCTCGGCATGAAGCTTCTATGGCTTACCAATTCAAGCCAAGCAAAACTACAGTGGAAAAGGCATTTAGTTGGCAAGTAACAAAAGTACATTGTAATTTGACCACTCCCTCTGATctatattaattgtcgctgatttagtaaaAAAAACAATGTGTACTTTTGTTACTAAATCAGCGAaaattaatatggattggagggagtacttAAATTATTTAAAAAACACCAAACAGGCTAATTTCATAACTTTTTTTTAGTAAAAAAAACAATGTGTACTTTTGTTACTAAATCAGCgaaaattaatatggatcggagggagtacttaaaTTATTTAAAAAACACCAAACAGGCTAATTTCATAACTTCGCTACTTTAAAAAAACAATACAGTGATGGGATTCAGACTTAGGGAGAGAAAGATTATCATACATATAACAACGAATTTGAACATTCTATCATTTTATTGTGATAACTTCTGTTTTTTTCTTACACAATTTTGCAGAGCTTGAATCAATTTAATGTCTGTCGTTAATCGCCTTAATAGGATGGTTGGTCCCTCAAAAACATTGTTGATTCCTCATATTCTAATCGAATTGAGACCATGGGGAAGTTTGACTGGCATGGTGATGGTCAAATTCATATATATGTCAAAACAAAATAATAAGGTGTTTTTTAATAAGGATCAGATGATTCTAGGACAAGACCCACCCCTTCAGACCTAACACACTCATTGTTTTCAGCAAGCATGGATGTTTATCAATTTGTGGAAGAGAGCATACATCGATGGTTTTTGAATTGTATATTTGAGAGTTTCAGTTGCAACACTAGGTATTGGAAGGAGAACACTATTTTGTGCCCATGAagcttgaaagaaaaaacatagaaGGCAATCATAAATATTAAGAAAAATCACAAGATGGCAAACCTCCATGCAGGAACTCTCAAGGGTTGAAGCACATGGAAAGCATTTGCAAATGCAGTCAAAACCTGATGCATAAAACCGTTGTCAGCAAAAAAATAGTGCAAGCAAGCCATGCAAATCTGATATTATGTtaaacatatactccctctgtaaagaaatataagagtgtttagatcactacttttagtgatctaaacgctcttatatttctttacggagggagtataatttgtgCAAATAAGTTAAATATACATAGCATATACCTGAAAACTAGCACCATCATGAAGGTCAGCAGTGCTAAGCTCACTTAGCAAATTTATAAATAATCTAAAATATGGCCGAGGATTGAAAGAAACTTTCTTTTCTTCAGCGTCTCTCTGAATGATCCTAGTGGTTATGGAGAGAATCTGCAGACCAGTAAAAAGGAAACCTTTTAGCGAATAGGCACCTTAGTAGGCTCAAATTCCCTAAGAGCTAAAGGGTAAACACTGACCTTCGGAAGAAGGTTGCCTTTGTTTGGTCCTAAATCCACGCCATACTGAAGATTGTAAAAAGAACAGTAAGTAAAGTTACTATAACAAGATATCAGCTGATGTACCAAAAACATCTTGGGTGTGCAATCAACAGGTACTGCATCAACACTTGACCACATAGTATAATGTATGTTAACATTTCCTTTTATGTTGAATTGTTGACATGTCTCGAATAAGGTTCAAAGGATTACTTGCAGCTTTCCCAAAAGTTGTTGGAACTGGGAAGCAGCAGACCTATCTTGACTGAAAGTGCTCGCTATGTTAATAAACAAACAAGCAGTTTAGCTTGTCTAAATACTGCGATGAACCTGGCAGTAGCAAAAGGACTCGCACAAAGCCTTGGCAAGGCCTAAAGTTGATTATTGACAAGAGAAAATAGGAGTTCAAGGAAATACTATGCATCAATTTTTGCAGGATTAATGCAATAAAACAAGCCCTCCTTGGAATAAAAACATTAAATATACCTTGAACATTAAAGTCACAAGCTTTGAATATGAATCAATTGAGAAATACGAAATCTGGAGttgctgggccggctgctgagacATCCCACCAGGAGCAATAACTTGCTCAGAGACAACAGCATGTGTGATGGCAAGTTCCTGCGTTGTTTTAAGTATTAGACCTCACATATCACGGAGATCAGTATAAAGTTGATACTGGGTAGAAGAATCACCGTGAGTGTATGGAAGAAGCGGTCAGTCAAATCATCTCCCTTAAGCAAGCCATGTTGTTGCAACTGCACAATGTAATGACTATATGCTGAATCACCCATAGTTGGATGATCACATATGTGACACCAGTCCGAGAATAAAACTGCAACCTGTACATCAACCAAATTAGCTTTCTACAATGTTCAAACTTCAATACATCAATATAAATACAAATGACTGGAGCATATTCAAATCAACTATATACTTGGAAGAGACAAAAAAATGCGCTGATGCAAATTAAATTAAATGCGTAGAGACACTTGGTTTGCATTACGACTGTATGATTGGATAAAATAATCAAGTCATCAACATATTAATTTATATGTGAAAGGTGACACTGTAAGTTGCATTTGTTGCACTCTTCTGGCAATAACAACTGATTTCAGCGTGGAAAATAGGAATGTTATTGTGTTGAGTGCGTATATGTTTTTGCACACACTTAGATGGCATCGTTACTATACTGAACAGTACAATGGTAAAATTACACAACCTAAATTTTGCCACACAAAGTATGGAAAATGGAATGAAAAAAGAGCTATTAataccaaatactccctccgtcacgaattacttgtcgcagaaatggatgtatctagtacTAAAATTACGTCTAGATTCATtcatttccgcgacaagtaattcgggatgGAGGTACACAAAGAAACAGTATCATTAATGTTTATCGTCAATACACCCTCATAATAAAATTCTTGTGtgaaatgtactccctctgttcctaaatacaagtctttttagagatttcaaatggactaccacatacggatgtatatagatatattttaaagtgtagatttactcattttgctccgtatgtagtcacttattgaaatctctaaaaagacctatatttaggaactaAGGGAGTATGATGCATGGTGTACAACAAAATAGGATGTCGTGTTTCCTACCTGGTCTTGAAAACTAACAGCATCTGCAAAAGCAgaatcattttcttctttatatatTGAAGGACGGCCAGATAAAACCTGTAATCAATGACAGAAATTAATCATCAAGTCAGTAAACATATACCTATAGGAACAGAGAAACTTGACCATGCATAAACATCCAAACCTTGTTATCCGTTGCATGCCTAACCTTTTCATCCTTCATGGCAGCAAAGCTAGCAGCATTCTTGAAATTACTCCTTGCAATCTCAATCAACTGCTGCAATGATTCAGGTGAACCAGGCCTGATTGCAAGCTGTAACACAGAAAGTATTACCACTTATGAATAAGCAAAAATAGATGGTGATTAGATCAAAGTATACAACATTTGCAAAAAATGGCCTACCTTCGATAATGCATCAACAACATTACAAAGCTCAGAAATGCCACTGGGTTCTTGGGTAATCAATGTCTGGACAAGTGATATAGCGAACTCTGTTGCATTCTCTGAAGATTTGGTGGATAGAGGTGAGCACATAAATACTTGATGATGATACTCTAAAGTTACAAAGTAGCGGATAGCATTGCTTAAAGATTAGATTAGACTCCTGAATGCCTAAACATGTAATATGGCTTACATGTTTGGCATTGCGGCGGGGTTTTTTTTCTACATTTTGCTTTTATATTTCTGCATACATCCTTAATCAATTGACAGTGCCTTCTACTACATTATAAGCTGACATGGTAATACCTTCGCTGCAGCAAAAAGTTCTTTGTAACAAGGGCAAATGACAATTAGGCAAGTGATTGGAGTTTCACGATTTAATCCTTCCATCTTTACCATGGGTGTGGGTAGAAATACATTATCCTTTTTTAATATTATTGGCATGCCCATTTAAAAGCATGTATTACACTTCCTTGAGCAATTTGTTGAACAAATCAGTGAATACTCATCATTCAGGTACTACAGTTGGTTATTAGTTTCAAAAGACCAAGAACAGAGTGAAGGACTAGGATCATTTTCATGTTTGTGTTTCTCTGTGTTACATGCATGCTACACAGTACACAGTTCCTTTTGTGACAATAGATGCCAGAGATTCTAAGGTCCAAATTCCTACACTTACTCTGTTAAAAAGTCAAAATACTTGAGCTGGTGAAATCACAtgggtaatactccctccgtccggaaatacttgtcggagaaagggatgaatctagacgtattttagttataggtacatccaattttatccatttcttcgacaagtatttcgggacggagggagtacatgctttaGGTGATAGCTATATTTAATTTAGGGGCCATTCCACATTGTCTAGTATTTGTctagtatttctttttgttctcttttttttctttcttaaatATTCAAATACAGAAATACATGTTTCAACTTACTGTTTCTTCCACTATCAATGATCTTTGCTAGATGAACATCATAATCCCCAACATTAAGAATCTCAGAACGAATTAGTCCTGTAACTATGTCAAGGTTAAACTTATTTTCTTCCTCAGAATAAATTACCTGCACAAAAATGTTTAATTAAGTTAATAAAATATGTGTGCCCCATAAATTAATCATACCAAAATTATGCCATTAACAAACAAAAAACTAAGTAGACACAGCATCAATTGACAGCAGTTGGAATCTGCACTTGATCAGCATATTGACGTGAACATTTTTCTTTTTAGTTAGTTTGAAGTAATCAAGCAGCTGTGAAATACTGACAAGGTGGTTGCAGTCACATATATCACCTATTTAAGGATCCCAGTTTCATGGTTTAACACCACATATACCACACTTTCCCCCTGAGAAAACTGGCAGGAGCGCTGCCTATTTAATTAGAAGTGAAGCATAATTACAGAGAATGTTTGTTTTGAATCGGAAAAGGGCCAAAAAAAAACTCAAACGTCCACATGCAGGCTACTACCAAAAAATTAAACCACTGACGCCTACAGGTTAATATCCCTAGGCTAAGGAGGACGCTTCTCAATATATCAATAAGACTTGAGTACTATGCAAGTTAGAATGCGCAGGTTAATTTTCACATAAACTTGTGCTTAACATGCGTCAAAGTGTGTGTCACTTGTATCAGATTGCTAAAATGGAGTAAATCTACAAAGGATGGTGCTAACCAAACGCCCAAAAAAAAGATCAGAACTGAACATCAAAAAGCCAAAGACTCCTATCTCTCCAGTCAGATAAATGAAACTTAACTTCATGTTTATGGACCTCCAACACATGTTCTTAAATAACAACTGACAGTTGCCTCAGCATGCAATATAACAGACATCTGCCAGTAACTCATATGGAACTTAGCTTCTTTAAAAAAAATATGAAACATGACGTTCAATATCTAACTAAATGCATGGAAAGGAGTTCTACAGTAGTAGCCTAGTACGCGTCAATCTCAGCTATATACAACATAAACAAAAATCTTCATACATAAACAGCCCAGTCAAGAATCAAACAGTACTAGAAGTATAAATAGGAAATTTAGCATAACAAAAATGTCCATACAAAATATTGTTTAACAATTATACCATATCGATCATGCAGGAAAATGTAGGTAAAGATAAAATGGAACACAAAATGACATAAATAAAGGTACAACACAAAAAACTTCATTGAATTTAAATACAATGTGCATACAGGATATATACCATCAAACAGAAGAACAAACGAGGTAAAGGTGCTTCTTACGaacatagttaaaaaaggcgcgcctaagcgagcgcttaagcgcgcctaggctctaggcattggcaaaatgcattgcgcataactacgcttaatctgagcataactgcacataagcatgcgctttggtcagtaaagcgcaaggcagtggcaaaacgcacaattaacacctagcgcttttttgaactatgctTATGAATAGAATCAGATCTTACAGAGGAGCTAAAAGAGCTTCTGCCAAATATTATAAATGGGCAATAAAAACAGATGCCACTGTGAAGACTGAAGAAACATACCCAGCCTGTTATCTCTTTAACGATAAGTTTGCAAACATCACGTATTGCAGCTAAAGTTGCCAGAAGCCATGTGACATAAGTACTCTTTGATGCATTTTCATACAAACTTCTGAAAACCTGGAACAAACATAACCAGGTACAAAAGAAATTGAgaactaaaaaaataaatacataattaCGAAGGATAAAAAGATGGCAAACCTTTTGTGCAATCAATAATGCAGCTTCATCCCGCTTAACACATCTGTGTAAAATATCAGGAACTTCTGCAATAACAGACTGAACAGAACAATAACCCAACATTAAGGTCATATTGTGTCAAGAAAAGCACAATTACTAAATTAAAAATCCAGTCTAACAATTatataaaaaggaaaaggaaaccaAAAAATGAATCATTAAAGGAAATGCTGACATAGCAGTATAGCTGACCTGAATTTCTACATCTTTACCATCATTGGCAATCAAGGCTTCAAGCTGAAAGTAAGATAGAATAAAGTTAGCTCAGTGACAGCATTTAGAGTAAAGACTCTGCATATATCAATGACAATAAACCCCGCTTAGTAATTGACATGCAAAGTTTCGTAGTTAGCGGGGACTTCCTGAACAATGCAGCAAGAAATCATACATTTCTAGGTTCACTTTAGGTAGTAGCACGCTACCATAGACCATGTCATTCCTCCATGGTACAGCAGCTGGGTTCAAATACAGCTACCTTCAGATATAACAATGAGCATTACCTTCTGTGCAACTTGATGGTATCTGTCTAATCCGCTGTCAGTACTCAAGGGTTCAGTGAAAACAGATTCCATACGGTCAACAGCAGTCGTAGGTGAAAGAGGCGCCGTACAGCCAAGATCCTGGTAGCAGGGTTTTACAAGTTAGGAAATTAACTTCCGATTCGTCACTGTGCTTTATTAATGCAAAGGAAAGTGTAGAAGTCACTGACTTTAGTTCCAGCTGTTTGTTCACCCACTGGAATATCATTAGATGACATAGGGGGGAAAACAGATGCAATGTTAGTAGTTCCACCGGCTTGGGCAAAAGTGTCACTTGTACCAATTTGTGTGGAAACACTGCAGAAGACAGAAGATATCTAATGCATCAGAACAAGATGCTCCAATAAGAGCAGACAAAAATGGATGGATGTGTTGTTACCTTAACAGTTGCGTGGTACCATGATCTGACTCTTCAGGAAGCAGATCTGCTTGTTGTACCAAATTTGGGCTATAAAGTCGAGGTATACTGGAATTGCCCGGGGCAGCAGTCACGGCTGTAGCAGAAGTGGTAGCTCCAGCATTTTGACTACTCTGGCTGTGCCATACAGTAATGAAGTCCTGAATTCAACAGTTAACCATGATTTAGACAGTCAATTGTGCTAGGAACCAAAAAGATTGTAGAACAAAGAGAAATTTACGCTCAGCCACTTCACCTCGTACACTCGTTGTTGGGTAGCACATAAATGGCCAGTAGGCTTTGGACGAAGTGCATCCGGGACACGTGCAAGACCTTGAGTGTAAGGAAAAGCATCATAATATCCAGAACCAAGCAACTCCTTTTGCCTCCTTAGCTGTGAAAAGGGCTGCTTGATTTCTCCATCGATCATCTCAACAGCCTGCAAGATTCTCATTTATGTTGTGATGCTGTAACAGAACATTCCATATTTTCTGCTATACTGCTGAGCGTATACCTTTGGTAGCAAAAGTTAAAAGGTCCAAAAATGTCTGATAGCATAGTAAGTGAAGCAACACTATACCAATGGCTACTTCCCATCACATTTACGGAAGcaaaaaaatagaaatagaaaagccAACAATTGCCAGGTATGTAAGCAAAATTAATGGAACATGAAGAGATACCTTGTGTGTCGCAACAGTCTCTATTAGCGCACATCCAAGATCTAGATTATCATTGATCAGAATATGAACAATCTGCTCGGTGGTTTCACTGTTATTGTTCAGGTTCTGAATGAGACTTCGAAGATGAGACGACAAAGCAACACGAAGAGGCTCCTGCCAGCAGAAGACAGGACAATTGAATATGGCATCATACATAAATCTAAACCTAAATGAATCTACTAATCAACGCGCTGGGACTGTAACTACACCTGCAAACTACATCTAAGAGccttatgcaaaaataccttggaAGTTACATGAGCTAAACTCCCAGCTAGCGTGCCAACCATCAAATGTGCAGCGCGAGATACCGCACTATCATCAGATTCCATTGCTAAATCCTGCAGGAAAAATATGCCAGCATATCAGAAACTTTCGACTACAGCAAGACAAATGGCTAATGAACATGTACAGATAGGGAAATAGTCCAGGCGTTCACCTTAAGAATAAGCTCCTTAGTAGTTCGGGTAGCTATTGTAACACTTCTTTGAATAACAGGGCCTATAATTTCTTTAATAGCCTTATCCAAAGCAACATCCATGATTCTATGATGAGCAAGAGCGTTAGTAGACCGTCAGTAAAATAAACTGAAAGTCAGCTAAACTTGTCTTGTAAAAGACATACTTGCTATACTGCAGTGAGCCAAGAGAACTAAGCTTTTCATTAATTCTAAAATATATATCCGCGCGAGGTATTGCTGCCATAAGCTGTAAAAAAAACATATCAGAAAACAAAGTCGGGTACAGAAAAAGCAAAGttggaaaataaaaaaattaaaacaagAGCAAACCTGACTAAGAGTAAACAGAGCAGGTAACGGAGATGGCGTTTGAGATGGTGAAACCTGATCGGGCATTATTAAAGCAACCTTATCATCTTCAACCATGCTGTTTGGAGGAAGACGAAGAGGTGGTGCATACTGCAGAATAAAGGTATCCAAATGAGTAGAGAACAAAAAGGTTTCCACTTCATAAATACTAATTAGTTATGTGCACACAAAATCCACAAAATCAACCTGGTTTAACATATTTGGGATGCTAGTAGCCCGTGAGGTACTAGTTAACTCTGGTTGCACTTCAGCAACATTTTTTGCTGGGATCATACCAGAGGAAACCTCTGCAACGACTGGTATTTGAGATGCAGTGACATCTTTATTAGAAAAATCTGGATTTCCTTCAAGTTGACGAGTACGATCTTTAAGAAGAGAAGATGGTTTTACATCTTTCATGTCCACACTGAGGTTCTTAAACAAGACCTACAACCTCAAATAACCACAATTAGCTTGCGCAATTCTAAGCCAGATATGTTGACAGCACCAAAAGAATAGAATAAAGAATAGCAAGAACCTCAATGTCAAACTTCAGGTTCATCTTGAGATTAGGTAGATTATAGATCTCAGCAAGTAGGCTAAGAATACCCATTGTCCATGGATTTGGAGGACGATATGCTATACTTGAATGGCAAGGTTCAAGAATCTGTAAAGCACCATCTGTCATTACGACAATCACCACAAAACAAAGGATCCTTTTAAATCAGATTAACATAAAAAGCAGAACCTTTGAAGTGAACGGAATGACTGCAATCATCAGCCCCCTTTCATATGCCTTCAAAAAAATCAGAATGAAAAATGTCAGCACAAGAAGAAACGTTATATATATTTACCTATATATAATGCTTGACTAAAACCTTATCTATACAACTCAAAACGTGCCGCACAAGTCTACAGGCCTCAGACACGAGATAAAAGTCAAAGTGGCATATCTGGAACATATAATTATTTCACCAATACATACAACTCACACAATGCCAAATTCAGCACCTAAAACAAAAGTATAGCAACAAGTACTGTTCAGTATAGCAACAAGTACTGTTCTGTTAAAAGTAACAGCAAATCCAGAGGCTTCAATATTAGTTGCAGACTTGCAGTAATGAACAAACAGAAGTCCAAAAATGATACTGTATCTCTCTGGTTTGGGTATGAGACAACATTACGATAAAGAACGGACTCAAATGGGCTAATTTCAAAGTACTACCTCAACTATAAGAATTTTGGGATCAATTTCCTTCGCTCGTAATGTTTGATTCCTTCCTATAGTGAGCTTTCCTAGCCAACTACCCAGATTTTTTAGCAATGACCGCTCTTCGGAACTTGATTTGATAAGATCTGATTGTAACAAAGCCTGCAGAAAAACAATTTCAAGTTTTTAACTATAGATTGGCAGAACAAGAAAGGAAGACATCCCTAAAAAAAAACAAGGAATACATAAATAAGCAAGACCTTGCAGTTCTCATATGTAGCTTTCACCATTTCCTTATTCAACGTTTTTGAGTTAACTTTGTCGAAGAACTTCAAATACAGGTCATGAAAATTCGGTTCGATGCTTGCCCTGTAAAATTTTGCATATGCTTTTGGGATCTGACAAGTAGAAAGTTGTTGCATAAAAAAAAGTATGTTGGTCATCAGGAGTACCTTTTCATGACCATGTATTGTGCAAACCAAGGATAATACTGATCCTGAGAAACCTCATTAAATTCCCTTGCCTTAGCATCCAAATTAGAATTAGAAATATTGTTGATCATGAAGAAAATCTTGTCTTGAACTTCAGAAGGAGGGGCCTATATGAGGTAGAAATAATTAAATTAAGTTGTTAACTCACCGTGACTATATTCAAATGAAGTGATAGAACTACACTAGACGCCTAAAAAACCTCGCCTACTATACCACTTCAGTTCTCACACTATAATGTAGTAAAGTTCACTTTGGAAGACTAAACAAACCTCAACTGATGTATCTCTTCGTTCTGCTGCAGCAACAAGAGTTTCAATATTTAAAGCAGCTCCAAATCCTGTAGTGTATGGAGATCGAGTGCCTAACAAAATAATATCATTGAACTATAGTCATGCTATAAATTCCAGAACAGTGAACCATCACTACTACAGTTACTAACATATTTCTGGTTAATATCAAACTTCAATATGTAAGCCAGAAGTAACCTGAAGGAGCTGAACTT is from Triticum aestivum cultivar Chinese Spring chromosome 1B, IWGSC CS RefSeq v2.1, whole genome shotgun sequence and encodes:
- the LOC123127893 gene encoding CCR4-NOT transcription complex subunit 1 isoform X3; the encoded protein is MIPFNSAVADEVRSLVQGADDSTVDSIYRELCQLADCSPDGCILLLQVCLDEVLLNAGVAKNSQSKQDLLSTVFRYCLDKPYFSTCFCEALRTLSVSDVFLETLSNELDLSRAERVGIGLALSDSENIGLNLKGQRFSIAQIEELCNNPAQSISNDQIHDIVVFLHQTDGLSKHMDSFTNIISLFKVKEMPFHVPVLVQESNARPASSHMEMYIGSFDDDFDSLLSEIGKEISMADIITELGYGCTADIAHCKDTLSLFEPLDDLGISKLLGAVVTTATGLGEAQNTYSTFISAFGNSQTNDSFQSTAWDIDVLVDSINEIAPRTNWTSVMESLDHEGFSIPDEGAFRLLMSIYSRACKDPFPLHAICGSLWKNLDGQLSFLKHAVAAPADTFTFKHSSRKLVFPDLASHIQGNQAWYCLDLLEVLCQLADLGYATLVRPLLDYPLSHCPDVLLLGVSQINTAYNLLQYEVLSCVFPALLKDTKNSSLMNYLWHLNSSLTLRGFVDAHSDIICLLRTVDICQDLKILSAVLDSTPLAFSIRLATVSFRNDNSNLEKWMTEKLSAHREAFIEECIKFLKESVVNTTHDAAEGVIQQPQATITNICWESCPLFMKVLQSHSGQLLTNQLVDDLNRVEAAYESRTQGSLGRDIPTSEGGSDDIEAQANIYFHQMFSEQISVDAMIQMLARFKESTNKRELAIFNCMISNLFEEYKFFPKYPDTQLKLAAVLMGSLIKHQLVAHLGLGVALRSVLDALRKSIDSKMFMFGTTALEQFMDRVIEWPQYCNHILQISHLRGTHAELVSAIEQALAKISSSQNEPNIGNIFSVDPHGSGSPSIGNTEVSDPSWQFTNPTATQLERSPSFPLQQRYQGFLGERSKGSTNSVQAKNILSISQPIASTPGDLSMAPKATAPPSLQASPHHSATISASSQSTNFLRPRSSAPSGTRSPYTTGFGAALNIETLVAAAERRDTSVEAPPSEVQDKIFFMINNISNSNLDAKAREFNEVSQDQYYPWFAQYMVMKRASIEPNFHDLYLKFFDKVNSKTLNKEMVKATYENCKALLQSDLIKSSSEERSLLKNLGSWLGKLTIGRNQTLRAKEIDPKILIVEAYERGLMIAVIPFTSKILEPCHSSIAYRPPNPWTMGILSLLAEIYNLPNLKMNLKFDIEVLFKNLSVDMKDVKPSSLLKDRTRQLEGNPDFSNKDVTASQIPVVAEVSSGMIPAKNVAEVQPELTSTSRATSIPNMLNQYAPPLRLPPNSMVEDDKVALIMPDQVSPSQTPSPLPALFTLSQLMAAIPRADIYFRINEKLSSLGSLQYSKIMDVALDKAIKEIIGPVIQRSVTIATRTTKELILKDLAMESDDSAVSRAAHLMVGTLAGSLAHVTSKEPLRVALSSHLRSLIQNLNNNSETTEQIVHILINDNLDLGCALIETVATHKAVEMIDGEIKQPFSQLRRQKELLGSGYYDAFPYTQGLARVPDALRPKPTGHLCATQQRVYEDFITVWHSQSSQNAGATTSATAVTAAPGNSSIPRLYSPNLVQQADLLPEESDHGTTQLLSVSTQIGTSDTFAQAGGTTNIASVFPPMSSNDIPVGEQTAGTKDLGCTAPLSPTTAVDRMESVFTEPLSTDSGLDRYHQVAQKLEALIANDGKDVEIQSVIAEVPDILHRCVKRDEAALLIAQKVFRSLYENASKSTYVTWLLATLAAIRDVCKLIVKEITGWVIYSEEENKFNLDIVTGLIRSEILNVGDYDVHLAKIIDSGRNKNATEFAISLVQTLITQEPSGISELCNVVDALSKLAIRPGSPESLQQLIEIARSNFKNAASFAAMKDEKVLSGRPSIYKEENDSAFADAVSFQDQVAVLFSDWCHICDHPTMGDSAYSHYIVQLQQHGLLKGDDLTDRFFHTLTELAITHAVVSEQVIAPGGMSQQPAQQLQISYFSIDSYSKLVTLMFKYGVDLGPNKGNLLPKILSITTRIIQRDAEEKKVSFNPRPYFRLFINLLSELSTADLHDGASFQVLTAFANAFHVLQPLRVPAWSFAWLELVSHRSFMPRLLLCNSQKGWPFFQRLLGDLFKFMEPYLRNAELGQPIQLLYKGTLRVLLVLLHDFPEFLCDYHFSFCDVIPPSCIQMRNVILSAFPRNMRLPDPSTPNLKIDLLAEISVAPRIMSDVEGALKAKQMKTQVDEYLKRPEGSSFLTDLKQKLVLPPNEANVAGTRYNVPLINSLVVYVGIQAVQQLQHNKANASASAQQMNQSPQVDVFQIETATEVFRNLIVNMDTEGRYLLLNAIANQLRYPNNHTHYFSFIILYLFAEATQDIVQEQITRVLLERLIVNRPHPWGLLITFIELIKNPRYSFWARSFTRCAPEIERLFESVARSCGGKAAEEGVLADGGH